One Acropora palmata chromosome 2, jaAcrPala1.3, whole genome shotgun sequence genomic window, ttgaattaaagtGCGTGctacacgtgcagcacgattattttccctcattcaaccaatcagagcattgttttctggcgtcgtcgttgccgttgccgtcgtccttgcttaagcttccGAATTAAACATACATAACCTTGACATTATTAATCGCGTGGTAAGTTTGAAGAATCGTTCTGGATGCTTGACTTATGATAAgaaaaattaagtgaaaatTCCCAACTAACTGTGAAAAGAAACGTTAACTGTTATATTCGAAACACAAGAGCGCTCTCATTCTTTACACTCTTTTCTTCATAAGAGTATAATTTACAAGAACATCGAGGCTGGAATTTTACAAATATGTTGAGGAAGTGTCTTAGGCTAAGAGTTTTCAGACTATATTTTTGGCATGTTGAAGATCTAAAATAAACCTGtcaaggtgaaaaaataaggCATACTCTTCTCTATTATCTAAGAATGGTCACAAGAACATTTCAGCTTCATTTCGGCAGAGAAATAAGAATACTTCCGCCTAGGCCTCAAAAACATTATTTACGAAATAGAGAGAGTAACGTATAATTTTACAAGAACACAGCAAACTAtagggaaaaacaaaaaaacaaaacagcgaTTCTCAGCAACATCCTCCTGTACGAATCTACAAGTTCTTTCACCATAGCAGCAAATATTAGTTTTTGCCTTGTTTTAAATACGCACTGTTGACGTCAAAAAGGTTCTACAGCTTGTACacaagtgaaacaaaactCATTAATGGCAGTGTTAATCGTAAAACTGCACGTCGAAACAATACTTTTCAATGTTAAATTCAATAGATTAGATTCGCTCGTGATCTTCGACATTtcctttaaaattatttttatgtgttcacttttcttattttctgtAAAATAACTTTGCTAATTAATTTAATACTGAACAAGTGCTATGTCCAGCATGTCAATTCATtatcgaaaaaaataaataataaaaataaaattacagaATGAAgggatttttcttttctcttacGTGGGAGATTAACTCAAAATAAGTAGACTTGATTAATTTTCACTTATCAATACCGTTGACATCACTCTTAtcatgatatatatatatatatatatatatacagcaATTCTACGTTCAGCACAATTATAACGTGGTGCTTTTCCAGAGATGACCACAGCAGAGGAGCTGTAGCATTGTTGACTCCAAGGGTAATTCAATGGATATGCCAACATTATTTTGTGCAAAGCAATCAAAACAACATTGCTGAAACGATTCCTTCGCGCCACACGTGGCGAACTCTACAACGACAAATATAATCATTTGATAATTTAGTCTGattcactattattatttttggaagAGAAATTTCGGTATAAGTTGATTCCACACTCTTCAATTGACTTGCAATATTATTGCTTATTTCTCAGTGCAATTTAGAGGTGCATTTTCTTAAAAGCAATCCTGTTGAGAAAATATTACATCAAGCTagaaattacaataaaattacaaatacaCCGTTTcacaaaaagaatatttaccATTATAGGTCAAAAATAATTCTagtaatatcaataataatggtCAAGATTTTTTATGGCTAGGCGCTGAATTTTAGATTCTGTTGCCTTTTTCGCTGGGAGAAAGAGTTGCCCTATCAAATCTTTCTCAAGTTAACCAGATACTACTAATAATAGACAGTTCAAACAGATTTTCTTACGCAAATTCAACCCTTTCACGGTATGCCTTGTCATCAAATGCCTTGAATGATTCATCGTTATCAAAATCTTCTGCCAGTGGCTTTGTGGTTGCATCTTTGTGGTACACGATAGTCTTCCCGCCATAGGATTTAGTGCGACGCAGCATAAACCATATTGTCCCAACAACAAACACAGCGACGAAAACTATAGCAACGACTATGCCAATTATAGCACCGCTAGGAAGACCCCGATGTTTGCTgttatctaaaaaaaaaaaaggagacaaATTTCACATTAATGGGTTAATACATCCAGCAGCTACTTCTCTTTAGTTCAAGAGCCAGAAGGCGAGCTGTCAGTAACATGGTGGCGACTAGTTTACATATTCAAATTAGAATATATAAACTAGTCGCCACCATGTTCCTGCCACTTCGCCTTTTGGTTCTTGAACTAAAGAGAAGTGGCTGCTGGATACATTGACTCATaagtagttttatttttactttactttactttgcTGGTTTATAATACATCTGGAATTGTAACTTTTCAggtttcattcatttcaaacCAGAGTAGCTTAAAACTATatctgtttccattttttattatGTAGTTTTCTGTAGTCCCATTCTGCTTGCCAAGTACAATTTTAAAGCAATCAAAGTTCTCACCTTCCTATAAGCATCGCAAACCAAAATCATCTCCTGTAACAGCTTACCATCCTTTCCGGTTTTAGGAACAATTTcccaaaaaatcaaaagaagtTTTTTGATGGTGTGATCATCAAGTGGCATAAGAAACTTTATGATAACCATAAGAAGTGATGGCATCTTTTCTCCATTCAATATCTGTTGGATCACTTTCTTGAGAGCTTCTGCTTTAACCCTTGGATCACCTTTTTCTGTTACAAAAGAAAGCCATACTTAGTATAGCACTTCTACTAGACAGATCATCTACACCCCTCTCTATAATTTAATGGCAGAACCATTCCGCCTCATTGCTTTGAAAAACTCGAGAATTTGGAGAGAATAAGGGTTGAGATCTGGTTTGCTAGCTCATCAGTTGAAAAAACTTTCCATGGCGTTCAAATTTTGTCTGAAAGTAAATCCAAGCTTCTCAGAGCAACACTTCATAATCCTATAATCTAGGTCAGAATAAAATGGCACAAAAAGCACCCCTTCCCACTAATCGTGGTCGAAGCGCCGCAACGACCAAAGCATACCACTTTCATATCCTTCATTTTTGGGCAGGGCTGGTCTGCATTTTCCCCTTATTTTGTCCAAGATTCTAGGTTAGGGAGATTAAGATAAACATGATCACACAGCACGTAAACTTGCTATAGATATGTCTGTTATCTGCCGACATCGAAAAACGGCACTGACGCTATTGCTTGACGACAATACCATGAAGAAATTCTATTTCTATATCAATTACTTCCTAATAGGTTTTGCTGCATGGCCTCGGCGGGCAGGAAGAGTAGTCGCTTTATATAAAATCTTACCAAGCCAACCACTTACCGAGATCTTCAGCTAGCTTTTGTTCGCTCAAGGCTTCCGAATCAGTGAGAACATTGATTAATGTGTAACAAGGTAGTTCAGCCGTGGTCATCTTTAAAACTGCAAGATTGCACAGCGAATAAAATCTCGGTTATCAAAAATTGGAAAAGTACCCACAATCAATAATGGCGGTCGTCAGTCTTGACGTGGCACGTGGGTATGTACGTTAAGTATGGTGATTAAACTGAATCACATTGTCAGAGCACCATGGGTAAGAAAATTAGCTTAACTACTTGGCAATCACGTGACCGTATACCAACCGCCCGTACCATAGGCATACCAACGCAAAATTTCGGGTTGCCTGTGGTGAGGGTTTTTCGGTGCGAGAACGAATAGCAACCCGCGTTTTGTGAAGCATAAACAACTTAGAAGTTCTGAGAAGTCAActcagaacaaaaagaaatttatgagaaatttattattgtaatgaatCGGGAGCTTTTAGCTTGGCTAAATATTATTGGATGGCAAGcataactgaaaaatgaaacactATAAAACGCCCAAGAAGGTCGGTCGAAATTGGCACCTTTCATGTAATGAAAATTGCGATTCATTTTTCATCAGTCTTTGTTATTGATACATGATGGGAAAACTGATACTTGTTTGCAcgatttgctttcttttcaaaccTTTATGACCACGAGAATCAATACATATCTGTTTACGGCCTGAGTAATAAATTTTCAGATGGGAATGGCCGGTAGCATTCCTGCATGATCACTCATCAGCAACGATACTGGCGTATCTTATCTGCCACATGCGCACCGTGGTTGGGTGGATGACTTGTCaagtcattttcattttacactGTTAGGTTGGTCTAACTGTAAAGGCTCCATGGAAACATTGACTGGGGGCTTGCTTTATCTGCACTAACTGTAAGAGGAAGACGACTCTTTACCTGGGTGCTAAAGCAAGAGTCGATACAACGGAGAATGCTTTTTTAGGAGACTGCTATTTTTCGGCTCGCCAGTTAATCTTTATCTGGCCTCACTAGTCAAGGCAGTGGGCAAACAAAGATGAATCGTCCAAAATAAGGTTAGCAGTGCACATAGCATTAAATTTCTTGGTGTGCGGACGTTGGTAGAGCACATAGCATTAAATTTCATGGTGTTCACAAAGAAATCCGCCAAACATCCGTTACTGGGCACCTTGCACGTCTGGGAGTAATTGGTCATCACTTGCAACAGGTCCGGCAGTCAATATCAACTGaaactttcatttatttttaacagcACAGAGGAAAAGATATACATTATACTAAAACATCCTGTCACAGTAACGAGCATTTTGAGTCAACAATTGAACTCAAGTTGCTTACGAACAGTTTCAGTATGAAACATCATTATGAACTTTTCTAACGGGGGACGGTGCATCCTGCTAATTTCGCATCTTGAAATTCTCGACAACTGTCAATTCGTTACAGAAATGTTCTTGTTCATTCAGCTGGAAAGGTGTCGGAGCTTGATAAAATTGAAGTGATGACATGGTTCCTGGCGAAAATTCCTGACGACTAGAAGAttgtaaaatttactgcgatcaGGCTACTGCTATGGAGGCAACGCAGCTTTTAGCAAGAACACTGAAATAtaagttgaaaataaagaaaaaaaccttcaGGGACAATAGGGCATGCAGACATGACTagagaattgaaaaaaacgatGACAAGAAACAACTGGCCTCGTAGTTTCCTTTTTGATTGTGTCACTATGATTGTATTTTAGGacaaaccgcgcaaaaatcaACAAGAGATACAGTTTACCAACTTTTCCTGAAAGAACGAATACTTCGAGGCAAAAGGAAGCACCGTCCCCGACTAAactaatagggagcttaagcagcaacgacggcaacggcaacgaaaacgtcacatttgagaaatggtgactatttggttaattttgcttcttcctcgcatccctTGTTTTTGACCCAGCACGCGggaaatggactggtagaagcgccgttgaagaaaatatagagaatgaaagatttgctgttgtgtgttcacgttgtcgttaaaaccttaaatttggaaatttcacgttgtcatttggcagactacatcaaaaaattgaattaaagtGCGTGctacacgtgcagcacgattattttccctcattcaaccaatcagagcattgttttctggcgtcgtcgttgccgttgccgtcgtccttgcttaagcttccGAATTAAACATACATAACCTTGACATTATTAATCGCGTGGTAAGTTTGAAGAATCGTTCTGGATGCTTGACTTATGATAAgaaaaattaagtgaaaatTCCCAACTAACTGTGAAAAGAAACGTTAACTGTTATATTCGAAACACAAGAGCGCTCTCATTCTTTACACTCTTTTCTTCATAAGAGTATAATTTACAAGAACATCGAGGCTGGAATTTTACAAATATGTTGAGGAAGTGTCTTAGGCTAAGAGTTTTCAGACTATATTTTTGGCATGTTGAAGATCTAAAATAAACCTGtcaaggtgaaaaaataaggCATACTCTTCTCTATTATCTAAGAATGGTCACAAGAACATTTCAGCTTCATTTCGGCAGAGAAATAAGAATACTTCCGCCTAGGCCTCAAAAACATTATTTACGAAATAGAGAGAGTAACGTATAATTTTACAAGAACACAGCAAACTAtagggaaaaacaaaaaaacaaaacagcgaTTCTCAGCAACATCCTCCTGTACGAATCTACAAGTTCTTTCACCATAGCAGCAAATATTAGTTTTTGCCTTGTTTTAAATACGCACTGTTGACGTCAAAAAGGTTCTACAGCTTGTACacaagtgaaacaaaactCATTAATGGCAGTGTTAATCGTAAAACTGCACGTCGAAACAATACTTTTCAATGTTAAATTCAATAGATTAGATTCGCTCGTGATCTTCGACATTtcctttaaaattatttttatgtgttcacttttcttattttctgtAAAATAACTTTGCTAATTAATTTAATACTGAACAAGTGCTATGTCCAGCATGTCAATTCATtatcgaaaaaaataaataataaaaataaaattacagaATGAAgggatttttcttttctcttacGTGGGAGATTAACTCAAAATAAGTAGACTTGATTAATTTTCACTTATCAATACCGTTGACATCACTCTTAtcatgatatatatatatatatatatatatacagcaATTCTACGTTCAGCACAATTATAACGTGGTGCTTTTCCAGAGATGACCACAGCAGAGGAGCTGTAGCATTGTTGACTCCAAGGGTAATTCAATGGATATGCCAACATTATTTTGTGCAAAGCAATCAAAACAACATTGCTGAAACGATTCCTTCGCGCCACACGTGGCGAACTCTACAACGACAAATATAATCATTTGATAATTTAGTCTGattcactattattatttttggaagAGAAATTTCGGTATAAGTTGATTCCACACTCTTCAATTGACTTGCAATATTATTGCTTATTTCTCAGTGCAATTTAGAGGTGCATTTTCTTAAAAGCAATCCTGTTGAGAAAATATTACATCAAGCTagaaattacaataaaattacaaatacaCCGTTTcacaaaaagaatatttaccATTATAGGTCAAAAATAATTCTagtaatatcaataataatggtCAAGATTTTTTATGGCTAGGCGCTGAATTTTAGATTCTGTTGCCTTTTTCGCTGGGAGAAAGAGTTGCCCTATCAAATCTTTCTCAAGTTAACCAGATACTACTAATAATAGACAGTTCAAACAGATTTTCTTACGCAAATTCAACCCTTTCACGGTATGCCTTGTCATCAAATGCCTTGAATGATTCATCGTTATCAAAATCTTCTGCCAGTGGCTTTGTGGTTGCATCTTTGTGGTACACGATAGTCTTCCCGCCATAGGATTTAGTGCGACGCAGCATAAACCATATTGTCCCAACAACAAACACAGCGACGAAAACTATAGCAACGACTATGCCAATTATAGCACCGCTAGGAAGACCCCGATGTTTGCTgttatctaaaaaaaaaaaaggagacaaATTTCACATTAATGGGTTAATACATCCAGCAGCTACTTCTCTTTAGTTCAAGAGCCAGAAGGCGAGCTGTCAGTAACATGGTGGCGACTAGTTTACATATTCAAATTAGAATATATAAACTAGTCGCCACCATGTTCCTGCCACTTCGCCTTTTGGTTCTTGAACTAAAGAGAAGTGGCTGCTGGATACATTGACTCATaagtagttttatttttactttacaAAAGCCTGAAGATGACTGCAAAGTCGAAAATATTAGCTTAGAATTTAGTAAAGAAATAAGCCATCATTTTGGCTCCGTTTCAATATAATTTCACATTTATTTACTGGAAACCGAAATTGAAGGACGGAACCTGAACGAAAGAAAAGTTTCTTCAAGGTGAAATGGGTCTCTTTTAAGCAAACTAGAGTCTTATTGAATTCTTGGTTCCTATCAGGCTGCAAGAAAATTCATTAACTCATGAAATTTTGTGGTTATCGGGATCTGAGATTTGAGCTCTTCCCAAATTATTTACCGGTTGTCAGACGTCTACTTTCTAGTCTTATAAGCCATGATCCTCGATCTGACTTGATAGCTATGTTGAACGCCTTCGAAGGGTTCCTTGATGACAGCCTTACATAAATTTTCCTCTTGGTAGAAATTGAATCATTTATTGTTCCTTACTTAAtccattaatttcatttttgcttgGTGTGTGTGAAGTGAAACcaatgaacaaaacaacaaagttcgaaaatgaaaatagatCTCTTCATTACCAGCAATGACAAAAACGGGAATATTGTGCACtaccttttcttttggctGATACAATAATTGGCCCCTCATGCCTCTGGGTTGAGTTTGAATCTTCCTTTGTCGCAGTTTCTCCGGAGGCTGTTGGTGAAGTAGTCTTCCTAAGAGATTCATTAGACCTGTCTCCTGAGGGTCTAGTACTAGGTTTGGTTGGAGATTCTGTACTGACGGTCTTGGATTCATCTTTTCCCTGTTCAGTTTTTGAACCTGGTGCTTTGGATGGACCGGATGTTGTCATAGAATCAAAAGGTTTACTCGTTGAGGTCGTAGGTTCAGCCGTGGATGCCTTTGTAGTCGATTGGGAAGATGGGGTCGTTGCTGGTCTATTTGGTCCAACAGGTCTGTTGATTGGTGTTCCTGTGCAGGTGCCATTACCGGATGACATTTCCATACCATTAGGGCAGCGGCACGAGCGCCCCATTGGGGCAACAGCT contains:
- the LOC141874003 gene encoding coatomer subunit beta-like; its protein translation is MTTAELPCYTLINVLTDSEALSEQKLAEDLEKGDPRVKAEALKKVIQQILNGEKMPSLLMVIIKFLMPLDDHTIKKLLLIFWEIVPKTGKDGKLLQEMILVCDAYRKVRTLIALKLYLASRMGLQKTT